One stretch of Leptospira mtsangambouensis DNA includes these proteins:
- the acs gene encoding acetate--CoA ligase, whose amino-acid sequence MPKERIVAPSKDFAKLANVSLKEYKTKYKESIEKPEKFWAEQAKRLTWFKKWTKVLKHDFAKAKVEWFVGGKLNVSYNCLDRHLDSSLKNKAALIWEGDNPDESRVLTYHDLHREVNYFANVLKKFHVKKGDRVLIYLPMIPELAIATLACTRIGAVHSVVFGGFSPEALLGRIEDCKPTLVITADGGYRSGKPVELKKNVDVALEESKYKVKDVIVVKRTGDEGNLNWKEGRDHWYHYLMKESDIKKECTPVPMDSEDPLFILYTSGSTGKPKGVLHTTAGYLLGANLTFATIFDYKETDTYWCTADIGWITGHSYILYGPLSNGATSLMFEGVPSYPDAGRFWDVIDKYKVTVFYTAPTAIRALMREGIEPIKKRSLASLRLLGSVGEPINPEAWEWYHTNIGKSKCPIVDTWWQTETGSIMISGVPGAIPQKPGSASWPFYGILPILVDNEGVEIKDKGEISGNLCIAKPWPSMMRGVYGDPKRFFDTYFSQFKGYYFTGDGANKDKDGYFRITGRVDDVLNVSGHRIGSAEVESALVEHKSVAEAAVVGFPHDIKGQGIYAYVTVKHGVNTNDALKKELIAMVEKVIGKIARPEVIHWAPGLPKTRSGKIMRRILRKIANNEFDTLGDISTLADPSVVQSLIDDKKKFHS is encoded by the coding sequence ATGCCGAAAGAAAGAATCGTGGCACCGTCCAAAGACTTCGCAAAGTTAGCGAACGTTAGTTTAAAAGAATACAAAACAAAATACAAAGAATCCATTGAAAAACCGGAAAAATTTTGGGCCGAACAAGCAAAGCGCCTAACTTGGTTTAAAAAATGGACCAAGGTTCTCAAACACGATTTCGCTAAGGCCAAAGTGGAATGGTTTGTCGGTGGGAAACTCAATGTTTCCTATAACTGTTTAGATAGACATTTAGATTCTTCTCTAAAAAATAAAGCCGCTCTCATTTGGGAAGGAGACAACCCTGATGAATCGAGAGTCCTTACATACCATGACCTCCATCGCGAGGTGAATTACTTTGCAAATGTTCTAAAAAAATTCCATGTAAAAAAAGGAGACCGGGTTCTCATTTACCTTCCTATGATTCCAGAGCTTGCCATTGCGACACTGGCTTGTACTCGCATTGGAGCAGTGCATTCTGTTGTCTTTGGTGGATTTTCTCCAGAAGCACTTCTTGGTCGAATTGAAGATTGTAAACCAACACTAGTGATCACGGCAGATGGCGGGTATCGCAGTGGAAAACCAGTCGAACTCAAAAAAAATGTCGATGTTGCCTTAGAAGAAAGTAAATACAAGGTAAAAGATGTAATTGTTGTTAAGCGAACAGGGGATGAAGGAAACCTAAATTGGAAAGAGGGTCGAGACCACTGGTATCACTACCTAATGAAAGAATCCGATATCAAAAAAGAATGCACTCCTGTGCCGATGGATTCCGAAGATCCGCTTTTTATTCTTTATACTTCTGGTTCGACGGGAAAACCAAAAGGAGTCCTCCATACAACGGCCGGGTATCTACTTGGTGCCAATCTCACCTTTGCCACCATCTTTGATTATAAGGAAACAGATACCTATTGGTGTACGGCAGACATTGGTTGGATCACAGGACACAGTTATATTCTTTATGGACCATTATCAAATGGTGCCACCTCTCTCATGTTTGAAGGGGTTCCTAGTTATCCAGATGCCGGTAGGTTTTGGGATGTGATCGATAAATACAAAGTCACTGTATTTTATACAGCACCGACTGCCATCCGAGCTCTTATGCGAGAAGGAATTGAACCTATCAAAAAAAGATCTTTGGCATCTTTACGTCTTCTTGGTTCTGTGGGTGAGCCCATCAATCCAGAAGCTTGGGAGTGGTATCATACCAATATTGGAAAATCAAAATGTCCGATTGTCGATACTTGGTGGCAAACAGAAACCGGATCCATTATGATCTCTGGTGTTCCTGGTGCGATCCCACAAAAACCAGGTTCGGCGAGTTGGCCATTTTATGGAATCCTACCAATCCTTGTGGACAATGAAGGTGTGGAGATCAAAGACAAAGGAGAAATCTCTGGAAACCTATGTATCGCCAAACCTTGGCCTTCCATGATGCGCGGGGTGTATGGAGATCCAAAACGATTCTTTGATACCTACTTTTCACAATTCAAAGGTTATTACTTCACAGGTGATGGTGCCAACAAAGACAAAGATGGATACTTTCGGATCACAGGACGAGTCGATGATGTTCTCAATGTTTCGGGACACCGCATTGGATCAGCCGAGGTGGAGAGTGCTCTCGTTGAACATAAATCAGTTGCCGAAGCAGCGGTGGTAGGATTTCCACATGATATCAAAGGCCAAGGAATTTATGCCTATGTGACTGTGAAACATGGTGTGAACACCAACGATGCCTTAAAAAAAGAACTGATCGCTATGGTGGAAAAAGTGATTGGTAAAATTGCAAGACCAGAAGTCATCCACTGGGCTCCGGGACTTCCGAAAACCAGGTCAGGAAAAATCATGCGCCGAATTTTAAGAAAAATTGCCAATAACGAATTTGATACTTTGGGAGATATCAGCACTCTAGCTGATCCATCCGTAGTACAATCGTTAATTGATGATAAAAAGAAATTCCATAGTTAA
- the folE gene encoding GTP cyclohydrolase I FolE, protein MENLIEEILKQIGEDPSREGLVKTPNRVKKAYDFLTSGYKADLNHIVNGAIFEESTTGMVLVRDIEMYSLCEHHLLPFYGRAHVAYIPNKKIIGISKIPRIVDVFARRLQVQERLTDQIAQAIQETLDPLGVGVVIKAKHLCMMMRGVEKQNSELFTSSLLGLFKTDPTTRSEFLDLIRTGSH, encoded by the coding sequence ATGGAAAACTTAATCGAAGAAATCCTAAAACAAATTGGTGAAGATCCTTCAAGAGAGGGTCTTGTGAAAACGCCCAACCGTGTGAAAAAGGCTTATGACTTTTTGACCAGTGGGTATAAGGCTGATTTGAATCATATTGTGAATGGAGCGATCTTTGAAGAAAGCACAACCGGTATGGTTTTGGTAAGAGATATCGAGATGTATTCTTTATGCGAACACCACTTACTTCCGTTTTATGGAAGAGCCCATGTAGCTTACATTCCGAATAAAAAAATCATAGGAATCAGTAAAATTCCAAGGATTGTCGATGTGTTTGCCCGTCGTCTCCAAGTACAGGAACGTCTCACAGACCAAATCGCCCAAGCCATCCAAGAAACTTTGGACCCACTCGGCGTGGGTGTTGTCATCAAAGCTAAACATTTATGTATGATGATGCGTGGAGTGGAAAAACAAAACTCAGAACTCTTTACATCTAGCCTACTTGGTCTATTCAAAACAGATCCCACCACTAGGAGTGAGTTTTTGGATTTGATCCGAACCGGTTCCCATTAA
- a CDS encoding glycosyltransferase family 4 protein, whose protein sequence is MIENSGIGIRIQHILKFWPISNEIADLFIFGDPRILKKYNLPRHASIIEYKTSIYSPKEFLGHPRMAEMDLLDIPHFNIPFPYIHKCIVTIHDLIPYHFKAAHSSLVKRVYMQIVFRWIKWFARKIITVSEYTKEDLVKSFGYSKEKISVVYNGIDLKKFSKQPSTKLSQFLKKNKLPKSYLFTVGIGKTHKNFPFLLSNLESLWEKKKLSLPLVVGGLKEEIPEEFLEIQKRYPDQIYFLSHLPYAELPLAYQGAKVFLYPSLFEGFGFPVLEAQSVGTPVFSSNASVLPEVLGNGYESFDPKDSHSFQTKLLALLKDSKRLNALKSLGEKNAARFQWKLAIQNLERVYEPILKEKKAKT, encoded by the coding sequence ATGATCGAAAACTCAGGGATTGGGATTCGGATCCAACATATTTTGAAGTTTTGGCCCATTTCCAATGAGATTGCCGATCTGTTTATCTTTGGTGATCCTAGGATTCTAAAAAAATACAATCTTCCTCGGCACGCAAGTATCATTGAATACAAAACAAGTATCTATTCTCCAAAAGAATTTTTAGGTCACCCGAGAATGGCCGAGATGGATCTTCTGGACATACCTCATTTTAACATTCCCTTTCCATACATTCATAAATGCATTGTTACCATTCACGATCTGATTCCTTATCATTTTAAGGCCGCACATAGCTCTCTCGTCAAACGAGTGTATATGCAAATTGTTTTTCGTTGGATCAAATGGTTTGCTCGCAAAATCATCACTGTTTCGGAATACACGAAAGAAGATTTAGTAAAAAGTTTTGGATATTCGAAAGAAAAAATTTCTGTAGTCTACAATGGAATTGATTTGAAAAAATTTTCCAAACAACCATCTACGAAACTTTCACAATTTCTTAAAAAAAACAAACTTCCCAAATCTTATTTGTTTACTGTGGGAATTGGAAAAACTCATAAAAATTTTCCATTTTTATTATCCAATTTAGAATCTCTTTGGGAAAAAAAGAAACTTTCATTACCGTTAGTTGTGGGTGGCCTTAAGGAAGAAATCCCAGAAGAATTTTTAGAAATCCAAAAGAGATATCCCGATCAGATTTATTTTTTATCTCATCTGCCTTATGCAGAACTTCCTCTGGCGTACCAAGGTGCAAAAGTATTTCTCTATCCTTCTTTGTTTGAAGGGTTTGGATTCCCCGTTTTGGAAGCACAAAGTGTTGGCACTCCCGTCTTTTCATCCAACGCCAGCGTTTTACCAGAAGTTTTAGGAAATGGTTACGAATCCTTTGATCCCAAAGATTCCCATTCCTTCCAAACCAAACTACTCGCATTACTGAAAGATTCAAAACGACTGAATGCACTCAAAAGTTTAGGGGAAAAAAATGCGGCTAGGTTCCAGTGGAAGTTGGCCATCCAAAACTTGGAACGGGTGTACGAACCAATCCTCAAAGAAAAAAAGGCTAAAACCTGA
- a CDS encoding (2Fe-2S)-binding protein: MIKCHCAEVFFESILNVVKDTNRPILEVAREMGAADTCTACVPDMLAFIEQELEGQLAGNTSH; the protein is encoded by the coding sequence ATGATCAAGTGTCACTGTGCAGAAGTTTTCTTTGAATCTATCTTAAATGTTGTCAAAGATACAAACCGCCCTATACTAGAAGTCGCCCGCGAGATGGGAGCGGCTGATACTTGTACGGCCTGTGTTCCGGATATGTTAGCCTTCATCGAGCAGGAATTGGAAGGTCAACTTGCAGGAAATACAAGTCATTGA
- a CDS encoding WbuC family cupin fold metalloprotein has protein sequence MQEIQVIDSDLIGTLVKKAQNAERKRTNFNFHEQKEVYQRFLNVLSKDTYIPPHRHLSDPKPETFIILEGEIGFLIFDENGEVKENHKLSATGPKRGIDLQPGVWHSLVCLSETAVCFEGKSGPYDPTVDKEFHPKYPLEGDPKFTETIRSFESLFL, from the coding sequence TTGCAGGAAATACAAGTCATTGATTCCGACTTAATCGGAACTCTCGTTAAAAAAGCCCAAAACGCAGAAAGAAAACGTACTAATTTTAACTTCCACGAACAAAAGGAAGTGTACCAACGATTCTTAAACGTTCTTTCAAAAGATACATACATTCCACCTCACAGACATTTGTCGGATCCAAAACCCGAAACCTTCATCATCCTCGAAGGAGAAATTGGTTTTTTGATTTTTGATGAAAACGGCGAAGTAAAAGAAAATCATAAACTTTCAGCCACTGGTCCAAAACGGGGGATTGATTTACAACCCGGTGTTTGGCATAGTTTGGTTTGTTTGTCGGAAACAGCAGTTTGTTTTGAAGGAAAGTCTGGTCCTTATGATCCCACAGTTGATAAAGAATTTCATCCAAAGTATCCACTAGAAGGTGATCCAAAGTTTACAGAAACCATCAGATCCTTTGAATCTTTATTTTTATGA
- a CDS encoding alpha/beta hydrolase family esterase, producing the protein MKRIFVQIQLYLLLIMVSFLFFCKSLPSIVPVKEHKLQSISSDGILRSFRYYIPKQINENKLPVVFLLHGGGGTGEGMIYLTRMSEKAEEYGFIAVYPDGYANRWNDGRKIPHSITDKRNTKDVDFFRDMIRHLDSEHSIDYNRIHAVGISNGGFMTQRLLCEAPDLFSSGYSVAAVTSRGLKEICEPPPQKSIGFIMGMSDDVVPYQGGTVSIPADPNNQSQRIAAGDVLSYLESLEYWTSSFSCKEETKSKKRHMNKFWKRDIQYTKFTDCSSDQIVEGYLIPGGGHIWPNGFYYQNEKQYGYLSKDLDTREIVLQFFRTTYKKEKLVNNNAPFGN; encoded by the coding sequence ATGAAGCGGATTTTTGTTCAGATTCAGTTATACCTACTTTTGATTATGGTTTCATTTTTATTTTTCTGTAAATCGCTACCTTCGATTGTTCCGGTTAAAGAACACAAACTACAATCTATCTCATCTGATGGAATCTTACGTTCCTTTCGCTATTACATTCCCAAACAAATAAATGAAAACAAATTGCCAGTGGTATTTCTATTACATGGTGGCGGTGGAACTGGGGAAGGGATGATTTATCTCACTCGAATGTCTGAAAAAGCAGAGGAATATGGATTCATTGCAGTGTATCCAGATGGTTATGCAAACCGATGGAATGATGGAAGAAAAATTCCTCATTCCATCACAGACAAAAGAAATACAAAAGATGTAGATTTCTTTCGAGATATGATTCGTCACTTGGATTCTGAACATTCCATTGATTACAATCGAATTCATGCAGTGGGAATTTCCAATGGTGGCTTTATGACTCAACGTTTGTTATGCGAAGCACCTGATTTGTTTAGCTCAGGTTATTCTGTGGCAGCAGTGACATCCAGGGGATTAAAAGAAATTTGTGAACCTCCTCCACAAAAATCAATAGGTTTCATTATGGGAATGTCCGATGATGTAGTTCCCTACCAAGGAGGAACCGTTTCCATCCCTGCTGATCCCAATAACCAATCGCAAAGAATTGCCGCAGGCGATGTTCTTTCCTATTTAGAATCATTAGAATATTGGACATCAAGTTTCTCCTGCAAAGAGGAAACAAAATCCAAAAAAAGACATATGAACAAATTTTGGAAAAGAGACATCCAATACACAAAATTCACGGATTGTTCGTCTGACCAAATTGTAGAAGGTTATTTGATTCCTGGTGGCGGTCATATTTGGCCAAACGGTTTTTATTACCAAAATGAAAAACAATACGGATACTTAAGTAAGGACTTGGATACAAGAGAGATTGTGTTACAATTCTTTCGGACGACGTATAAAAAAGAGAAGTTGGTAAATAACAATGCACCATTCGGAAATTAG
- a CDS encoding alpha/beta fold hydrolase, protein MHHSEIRNSSTLFTTLETGTGEPVLFLHGFPDNHKTFAPIMEVIGKKGFQCIAPVMRGYEPSTISHAHKLHVVDLVDDILGWMEDRLWDRVHLVGHNWGAVIAYAAGMYYPNRIKSITSLGVPLLRTYQDSFLWAPQQTIHSWYVLLFQIPFLAELTIRTNDFALVDFLWKDWSPGYTPNQDHLAEIKANFQNPGILSSALSYYRNLNDLFTESGRESILGILDSKITVPTQILYGLSDGCFHKNLFEHLLDESDFPCGFRKIGFDHAGHFLHWEKRDEVTKLILEWLQKNK, encoded by the coding sequence ATGCACCATTCGGAAATTAGAAATTCATCCACTTTATTTACCACCTTAGAAACTGGAACAGGAGAACCTGTTCTTTTCCTACATGGATTTCCAGATAACCATAAAACTTTTGCACCCATTATGGAAGTGATTGGTAAAAAGGGTTTCCAATGCATTGCTCCTGTTATGCGAGGCTATGAACCGTCGACAATTTCTCATGCACATAAATTACATGTGGTCGATTTAGTTGATGATATTTTAGGATGGATGGAGGATAGACTTTGGGACCGAGTACATCTCGTAGGCCACAATTGGGGTGCAGTCATTGCCTATGCTGCAGGGATGTATTATCCGAATCGTATCAAATCCATCACAAGTCTAGGAGTCCCTTTACTTCGAACCTACCAAGATTCCTTTCTTTGGGCACCCCAACAAACAATTCATTCCTGGTACGTTTTACTATTCCAAATTCCTTTTTTAGCAGAACTTACAATTCGAACCAATGATTTTGCTTTAGTTGATTTTTTATGGAAAGATTGGTCACCCGGATATACTCCAAACCAAGACCATTTAGCTGAGATTAAAGCAAATTTCCAAAATCCGGGAATTTTATCTTCTGCACTTTCTTACTATAGAAACTTAAATGATCTTTTCACTGAATCCGGTCGGGAAAGTATTTTAGGAATTTTGGATTCAAAAATTACAGTACCCACACAAATTCTCTATGGACTAAGCGATGGATGTTTTCATAAAAATTTATTCGAACACTTGCTCGACGAATCAGACTTTCCATGTGGGTTTCGTAAAATTGGTTTCGATCACGCAGGACATTTCTTACATTGGGAAAAAAGAGATGAAGTGACTAAATTGATTTTAGAATGGTTACAAAAAAATAAATAA
- a CDS encoding YgaP family membrane protein gives MFQNMGLYDRIIRVVVGLVLGGLYLGGVVEGTTAIVLFAIGLVMIATSAIGFCPAYLPFKITTKEK, from the coding sequence ATGTTTCAAAATATGGGTCTTTATGACAGAATCATTCGAGTGGTCGTTGGCTTGGTATTAGGTGGTCTTTATTTAGGTGGGGTCGTAGAAGGAACAACAGCAATCGTTTTGTTTGCAATCGGCCTTGTAATGATCGCAACTTCTGCTATCGGATTTTGCCCAGCTTATCTTCCTTTTAAAATCACAACAAAAGAAAAATAA
- a CDS encoding class I SAM-dependent RNA methyltransferase, with protein sequence MEKLRIKLEKWVNGGFCLAHHEGHAVFVEGGIPGELVDISLYKTGNKEWFGTVSEVIEPAETRITSDCSVFMECGGCSYRHISYQDEIQIKTSLLEAMFPEWKGKLEVVIGPENQYRNNVQWQSNGKEIGYFAKNSHRVINESQFVCKTVDKRLLWAEIPQGIKKSVSKQKSIQLRLSSKSVVNYERDQTEIVFFNTKLKVPERGFFQINRFLLEPWLEKIKSLLPDSAQILELFCGCGTIGISIREKIASLYGMESHEKSIRYAKENAKTNNALQFEYEVCDLYQKHLPKHAAKFPIWIVNPPRAGLSDGIVESASLFAPKQIVYSSCNPSTLKRDITKLEKIGYQLQYVGLFDFFPRTQHYEVLVSLKK encoded by the coding sequence ATGGAAAAGTTGCGAATAAAACTAGAAAAGTGGGTAAATGGTGGTTTCTGTTTAGCGCACCACGAGGGTCATGCTGTCTTTGTTGAGGGTGGAATCCCGGGAGAATTGGTAGACATAAGTCTTTATAAGACTGGAAACAAAGAATGGTTTGGAACTGTTTCGGAAGTGATTGAACCGGCTGAAACGAGGATCACATCAGATTGTTCGGTTTTTATGGAATGTGGAGGTTGCAGTTATCGCCATATTTCCTATCAGGATGAGATCCAAATCAAAACATCACTTTTAGAAGCAATGTTTCCCGAATGGAAAGGGAAACTCGAAGTGGTGATCGGGCCAGAAAATCAATACCGAAACAATGTGCAGTGGCAATCCAATGGAAAAGAAATTGGGTATTTTGCAAAAAATAGCCACCGAGTCATCAATGAATCTCAATTTGTTTGTAAAACTGTCGATAAACGACTGTTATGGGCTGAAATTCCCCAAGGGATTAAAAAGTCAGTATCAAAACAAAAATCGATCCAACTTAGACTTTCTTCCAAATCCGTTGTCAATTATGAAAGAGACCAGACTGAAATTGTTTTTTTTAATACAAAACTAAAAGTTCCCGAACGTGGATTCTTTCAAATCAACAGGTTTCTTTTAGAACCTTGGTTAGAAAAAATCAAATCCTTATTACCAGATTCTGCACAAATTTTAGAGCTTTTCTGCGGTTGTGGCACTATTGGAATATCAATACGGGAAAAAATTGCCTCTCTGTATGGGATGGAATCTCATGAAAAAAGTATTCGTTATGCAAAGGAAAATGCGAAAACAAACAATGCATTGCAGTTTGAATATGAAGTCTGTGATTTGTATCAAAAACATTTACCGAAACATGCTGCAAAGTTTCCGATATGGATTGTGAATCCACCGAGAGCTGGACTTTCCGACGGAATTGTGGAATCCGCTTCTTTATTTGCACCAAAACAAATTGTATATTCTAGCTGTAATCCAAGCACACTGAAAAGAGACATTACAAAACTAGAAAAGATAGGTTATCAATTGCAATATGTGGGGTTGTTTGATTTTTTTCCAAGAACCCAACATTATGAAGTTCTGGTAAGTTTAAAAAAATAA
- a CDS encoding nucleoside deaminase: MEAFESFLGRYTEAISNHPEEIPSYSEIITRNGKVISAAFNSVEQTLNPTKHSEILAIEEALSKTEGRYLTDHILITALEPCLLCAGAILRVKIPEVVYFVPAKPGEGISSYTTESIYLLNHFPKCTLIPRSHIKFEFLSFFKEKR; this comes from the coding sequence GTGGAAGCATTCGAATCGTTTCTTGGCCGCTACACAGAAGCCATTTCTAACCACCCAGAAGAAATTCCCTCTTATTCAGAAATCATCACACGAAATGGAAAAGTAATTTCTGCAGCCTTTAATTCCGTCGAACAAACATTAAATCCTACAAAACACAGCGAAATTTTAGCAATCGAAGAGGCTCTTTCGAAAACGGAAGGTCGATATCTTACCGATCATATTTTGATTACGGCTCTCGAACCTTGTTTACTTTGTGCTGGTGCCATTTTGAGGGTAAAAATTCCAGAAGTGGTTTATTTTGTTCCGGCAAAACCAGGGGAAGGAATTTCTTCTTATACAACCGAATCTATTTATTTATTGAATCATTTTCCGAAGTGTACCCTCATCCCAAGGTCCCACATAAAATTTGAATTTCTGAGTTTTTTCAAAGAGAAAAGGTAG
- the dnaX gene encoding DNA polymerase III subunit gamma/tau: MSENHQVLFRKYRPQFFRDVIYQDLAVGSLQNAFKSKKIGHAYIFIGPRGVGKTTIARILAKRLNCERPDGVEPCNDCTSCLEITKGNSNDVFEIDAASNSGVDNIRELRENVKFNAMGGKYRVYILDEVHMLSGAAFNALLKTLEEPPAHVVFILATTEYHKIPETILSRCQDFHFRKVPVTVLQNYIETLCEKENLKYDSEGLFWIAKKGDGSVRDTLSFMEQAVIFTDGNLTGVKLRKMIGYHGIDTFTDFLNQLLDSSQSAQIFETLENLFQAGIDLGKFVWDFIEFLNSLLLIKDNLADRESINIPQEDLQKLKQNYRELDREVLVLLAERIFAVHEKLNLMKLRSSYEMKVYLEIQFRKLILDREKPSVSGLLAKISELTKLVQGDISHIPDNLESAKKVVTAATTTVTQKQNTVANMQQAQTISEKPIENREPEIKQPSQPKPNFDVETKQTSEPKSIPPKPAAATPSNPEDMEKLLKEKFSGMEVDPNQFKNL, translated from the coding sequence ATGAGCGAAAACCACCAAGTACTCTTTCGAAAATACAGACCCCAATTCTTTCGCGATGTAATTTACCAAGACCTTGCTGTTGGTTCCTTACAAAACGCATTCAAATCAAAGAAGATTGGTCATGCTTATATTTTCATTGGCCCTCGTGGTGTTGGTAAAACAACCATCGCAAGAATTTTGGCCAAACGTCTCAACTGCGAACGCCCAGATGGGGTTGAGCCTTGTAACGATTGTACTTCTTGTTTAGAAATCACAAAAGGAAATTCGAATGACGTATTTGAAATTGATGCCGCTTCCAATAGCGGGGTGGATAATATCCGAGAGTTACGCGAGAATGTAAAATTCAATGCGATGGGTGGGAAGTATCGCGTTTATATTTTGGATGAGGTGCATATGCTGAGTGGAGCGGCTTTTAATGCTCTTCTCAAAACTTTAGAAGAACCGCCAGCCCATGTTGTTTTTATTTTAGCAACTACCGAATACCATAAAATTCCAGAAACCATCCTTTCGCGTTGCCAAGACTTTCATTTTAGAAAAGTTCCTGTTACTGTTTTACAAAACTACATCGAAACTCTCTGTGAAAAAGAAAACCTAAAGTATGATTCCGAAGGATTGTTCTGGATTGCTAAAAAAGGGGACGGTTCTGTTCGAGATACACTTTCCTTTATGGAACAAGCTGTTATTTTCACCGATGGCAATCTAACAGGCGTCAAACTAAGAAAGATGATTGGGTATCATGGAATTGATACCTTTACTGATTTTTTAAACCAATTATTAGATTCTTCCCAAAGTGCACAAATTTTTGAAACACTGGAAAATCTTTTCCAAGCAGGCATTGATCTAGGAAAGTTTGTATGGGACTTTATCGAATTTTTAAATTCTCTATTACTGATTAAAGACAACTTAGCAGATCGAGAATCCATCAATATCCCTCAAGAAGACTTACAAAAATTAAAACAAAACTATAGAGAATTGGACCGTGAAGTTTTGGTTTTACTCGCTGAAAGAATTTTTGCCGTACATGAAAAATTGAATCTGATGAAACTCCGAAGTTCTTACGAGATGAAAGTTTATTTAGAAATTCAATTTCGAAAATTGATCTTGGATCGAGAGAAACCAAGTGTATCAGGACTTTTAGCAAAAATATCTGAGCTCACCAAACTGGTTCAAGGTGACATTTCTCATATTCCAGACAATTTAGAGTCTGCAAAAAAAGTGGTTACCGCAGCGACTACTACTGTTACGCAAAAACAAAATACTGTAGCGAACATGCAACAAGCACAAACAATTTCGGAAAAACCAATAGAGAATCGGGAACCGGAAATAAAACAACCATCGCAGCCAAAACCAAATTTCGATGTAGAGACAAAACAAACTTCGGAACCAAAGTCAATCCCTCCGAAACCAGCAGCCGCGACGCCGTCCAACCCAGAGGATATGGAAAAACTTTTGAAAGAAAAGTTCTCCGGGATGGAAGTTGATCCCAACCAATTTAAGAATTTATAA
- a CDS encoding YbaB/EbfC family nucleoid-associated protein produces MFEQMKQMREAFSQLGNIKEKQEELSKRLAQIRVTASAGAGMVEVTASADGILTNLNINPIMFNADDKKMLEDLILSATNEVQRKAKETMAHEMKNVLGFNPSDFEGVFNQMQKDGGFPPV; encoded by the coding sequence ATTTTTGAGCAAATGAAACAAATGCGAGAAGCTTTCTCGCAACTCGGCAATATCAAAGAAAAACAAGAAGAACTTTCGAAACGTCTAGCACAGATTCGAGTCACTGCCTCTGCAGGTGCCGGTATGGTAGAAGTGACTGCTTCTGCGGACGGTATACTCACTAACCTCAATATCAATCCCATCATGTTCAATGCTGATGATAAAAAAATGTTAGAAGATTTGATCCTCTCTGCCACAAACGAAGTGCAAAGAAAAGCAAAAGAAACCATGGCTCATGAAATGAAAAATGTTCTCGGCTTCAATCCTAGTGACTTTGAAGGTGTTTTCAACCAAATGCAAAAAGATGGAGGGTTTCCTCCTGTCTGA
- the recR gene encoding recombination mediator RecR, whose amino-acid sequence MEGFLLSDPQFQKLIQSFSSLPGIGKKSATRIGFHILRMDPSTFRAWLSNIEEAKTKLRFCDECGGLTEDPVCSICLSDRRDNGILCVVEQPEDIFFIENTKEYVGKYHVLNGAISPLDGIGPDQLRIRQLIQRLEDGEVKEVLIATNPTLEGDATASYLSTVIKPMDIKITRIAHGITIGGTLEYSDQYTLGKAIKSRLTL is encoded by the coding sequence ATGGAGGGTTTCCTCCTGTCTGATCCACAATTCCAAAAACTAATCCAATCTTTCTCTAGCCTTCCCGGAATAGGAAAAAAAAGTGCTACAAGAATCGGATTTCATATTTTACGAATGGATCCTTCAACTTTTCGTGCTTGGTTGTCTAATATCGAAGAAGCGAAAACCAAACTACGATTTTGTGATGAATGCGGCGGACTGACAGAAGACCCTGTTTGTTCTATTTGTTTGTCTGATAGAAGAGACAACGGAATACTCTGCGTCGTCGAACAACCAGAAGACATTTTCTTTATTGAAAATACAAAAGAATATGTTGGTAAGTACCATGTACTCAATGGTGCCATTTCTCCTTTAGATGGAATTGGACCTGACCAATTACGGATTCGCCAGCTAATACAAAGATTAGAGGATGGAGAAGTAAAAGAGGTATTAATCGCAACCAACCCAACACTCGAAGGTGATGCGACAGCCTCTTATCTATCGACTGTGATCAAACCAATGGACATTAAAATCACAAGGATTGCTCATGGGATCACTATTGGTGGCACTTTGGAATATTCTGATCAATACACTTTGGGAAAAGCGATTAAATCAAGATTAACACTTTAA